The nucleotide window GAAACGCAAGATTTTCTATGACCTGCTCCAGGAGCAGACCGAGATGTACCTGACGCTGGCGAACAGTGCGGCCGAACGCACCAGCCTGGGCATCGGTTTTCCATCTGGCTACATGCACGTGCTCATGGAAAACTTGATCAACAATGCTCGCAAGGCATTCCTGATCACCGAAAAGGAGCGCGTGGCCCTCTATCGGACACATCCCCAGTATGGAGAGCATGGCGACATCAGAGAAATTCTCGCCCGCGACTTCGAAGCCTACATGAAGTTTCTCGACACCAAGAGCGACATCAATGACCGAGCGACCCACTGGCTGGAACTCAAGGACGATTACCTCGAGCGGCTATTGAACCTCGATGCGTCGGGCGCACGAGCGTTCGAACGGCTGACCCGCAACCGCCCCCTGGACGAGAGAAATGCCATCGGCAGCAAAATCCTGCAACTCGCCACGCTCCCCATACTGTCGGTGAAAAACCGGCAACCCCTCCTGGCCGACCGCATGCTTCGCATTCTCATGCCATTGATGGAGCACATGCGTTCTCACGACTACCTGAGAAGCTACGACCCCTCCCCGTCGGAAAAGCTCGAAGTGCTGGAAAGCCTGACCGAGCACTACGGCAAGACTCTGGATACGTTGAAAGGGACAAAAGCCCTTTATCTGGATGACATCAACGAATCCTATTTCGACAGACTGGTCAAACTGGTCGAGGGCCTTTACCAGGACGTCTCCGGAAAACTCGCCGCTGAAATCAAACCCGAGCCAAAGCCGCGCAAGCGCGCGCCGAAACGCCCCAGGACCGGCGCCGGGCTCTCGCAGAAAAAGTTGATCAGGACCCGCCACAATGGCGTCTTGATCGGCGACCTGAAACCCGCCGGCACGAGCCTGCCAATCGAAGTCGTCGAGATGCGTTCCGAAGGCGACAACCAGATACTTGCCACCTATTCGCGCCACGAGGATGTCTGGGACGTGGTCGATGTACGCCGCCCGACCCCGGCGCCCCAGACGCGATCGATCAAGGCGATCCGGGCCCATGCACGAGAATTGCTGGACGAGCTGGGCAAGCGTATGAACCGCGCTGAAAGCTACAAGACCCACTGCCGCCATCCTCAGGAAATCGAGGAAATCCTCAACAATGAGGCGAGTCACTTCCGCACGCTTTCCGAAGAGCTCGACCGGGCGCTCACCGCATCGCCAGCCTCGCGCACTCCGGCAACCGAAGCGCTGGGCCGACTGCTGTCAGACGCCGCCACCCAGCTGACCACCAAGGGCAGCGACCTGCGCACCGAATTGAGCCTGAAACTGCCGCCCACCGACGGCAACCTTCGCTTCCTGTTCGAGAAGAACCTGATCCAGGTGGCCCGGCTCGGCGACCGCACGGCTCTGCAAGGAACCCGCAAGGATTTCCTCCAGGAATACGCCATCAACGACCGTGACGGTTTTCCGATCTGGTACGCGCACTTTCATTACGCAGCGGCCGACACGCCGAAAGACAACTTCAGCGTCGCGCACCTCAAGACCAAGGAACAACGCAAGGAGCACTACCACTCAATGCTGGCCAAAGCCACCAGCCCTTATGCGGTGGTGAATGTTCATCGAGGACAGATCAGCAAGTCGATGGCGCAGGGCAGGTTCTTGCCGCTGGCGCCTTGATTGCCATCGACAGAAGCTAGGCGCCGTTCCTGTGGCGAGGGGATTCATCCCCGCTGGACTGCAAAGCAGTCCCATACCTGACACACCGGAGTGTCAGGTTGATTGAGGTGGCAGAGTTGGGGTCGCTTCGCGACCCAGCGGGGATGAATCCCCTCGCCACAGGGTGATTTGCCAGGCTGATCCATCAATGGGCAAATCAGGAACCGCGCCAACGCCGGCAGCAGCCACAGCGCCGAACATGTCCCACAGCAACATGAAGGTGACGCTGCTCCTGTGGCGAGGGGATTCATCCCCGCCGGACTGCAAAGCAGTCCCAAAACCTGACACACCGGAGTGTCAGTTAATTGAGATGGCAGAGTTGGGGTCGCTTCGCAACCCAGCGGGGATAAATCCCCTCGCCACAGGGTGACTCGCCAGGCTCATCCATCAAAGGGCAAATCAGGAACTGCGCCAGCGCCGGCAGCAGCCACAGCGCGCCGAACATGTTCCACAACAACATGAAGGTGACGCTGCTCCTGTGGCGAGGGGATTTATCCCCGCTGGACTGCAAAGCAGTCCCAAAACCTGACACACCGGAGTGTCAGGTTGATTGAGGTGCCAGAGTTGGGGTCGCTTCGCGACCCAGCGGGGATAAATCCCCTCGCCACAGGGTGATTCGCCAGGCTTATCCATCAATGGGCAAATCAGAAACCGCGCCAACGCCGGCAGCAGCCACAGCGCGCCCTCATGTCCCACAGCAACATGAAGGTGACGCTGCTCCTGTGGCGAGGGGATTTATCCCCGCTGGACTGCAAAGCAGTCCCAAAACCTGACACACCAGTGTGTCAGGTTGATTGAGGTGCCAGAGTTGGGGTCGCTTCGCAACCCAGCGGGGATGAATCCCCTCGCCACAGGGTGACTCGCCAGGCTCATCCATCAAAGGGCAAATCAGGAACCGCGCCAACGCTGGCAGCAGCCACAGCGCCGAACATGTCCCACAGCAACATGAAGGTGACGCTGCTCTCGTGGCGAGGGGATTCATCCCCGCCGGACTGCAAAGCAGTCCCAAAACCTGACACACCGGAGTGTCAGGTTGATTGAGGTGCCAGAGTTGGGGTCGCTTCGCGACCCAGCGGGGATGAATCCCCTCGCCACAGGGTGACTCGCCAGGCTTATCCATCAATGGGCAAATCAGGAACCGCGCCAACGCCGGCAGCAGCCACAGCGCCGAACATGTCCCACAGCAACATGAAGGTGACGCTGCTCTCGTGGCGAGGGGATTCATCCCCGCCGGACTGCAAAGCAGTCCCAAAACCTGACACACCGGAGTGTCAGGTTGATTGAGGTGCCAGAGTTGGGGTCGCTTCGCGACCCAGCGGGGATGAATCCCCTCGCCACAGGGTGATTTGCCAGGCTCATCCATCAAAGGGCAAATCAGGAACCGCTCCAGCGCCGGCAGCGGCCACAGCGCGCCCTCATGTCCCACAGCAACATGAAGGTGACGCTGCTCCTGTGGCGAGGGGATTTATCCCCGCTGGACTGCAAAGCAGTCCCAAAACCTGACACATCAGTGTGTCAGGTTAATTGAGATGGCAGAGTTGGGGTCGCTTCGCAACCCAGCGGGGATGAATCCCCTCGCCACAGGGTGATTTGCCAGGCTTATCCATCAATGGGCAAATCAGGAACCGCGCCAACGCCGGCAGCAGCCACAGCGCCGAACATGTCCCACAGCAACATGAAGGTGACGCTGCTCTTGTGGCGAGGGGATTTATCCCCGCTGGACTGCAAAGCAGTCCCAAAACCTGACACACCAGTGTGTCAGGTTAATTGAGGTGGCAGAGTTGGGGTCGCTTCGCAACCCAGCGGGGATGAATCCCCTCGCCACAGGGTGATTTGCCAGGCTTATCCATCAATGGGCAAATCAGGAACCGCGCCAACGCCGGCAGCAGCCACAGCGCCGAACATGTCCCACAGCAACATGAAGGTGACGCTGCTCCTGTGGCGAGGGGATTTATCCCCGCTGGACTGCAAAGCAGTCCCAAAACCTGACACATCAGTGTGTCAGGTTAATTGAGGTGGCAGAGTTGGGGTCGCTTCGCGACCCAGCGGGGATAAATCCCCTCGCCACAGGGTGATTTGCCAGGCTCATTCATCAATGGGCAAACAACGAATTCCCCCGCTGCCCCGCCAGCTTCTCCGGCTTGATCAGGAACCGAGCCAACGCCGGCAGTAGCCACAGCGCGCCGAACATGTTCCACAGCAACATGAAGGTCAGCATCAAGCCCATGTCCGCCTGGAACTTGATGGCCGAGAAGATCCAGGTGCACACACCGATCGCCAGGCACAGGCCGGTGAACAGCACGGCTTTACCGGTGGACTTCAGCGTCTGGTAATAAGCTTCCTGCAACGGCAATCCAGCCCGCAGGAAGCTTTCCAGGCGGCTGTAGATGTAGATGCCATAGTCCACGCCAATCCCCACCCCCAGCGCCACCACCGGCAGGGTCGCGACTTTCACGCCAATGCCCATGAAAGCCATCAGGGCGTTGCCCAGCACCGAGGTCAGCACCAGCGGCAGCACGATGCACAGGGTCGCCGCCCAGGAGCGGAAGGTGATCATGCACATGGTTGCCACGCAGATGTACACCAGGATCAGGATGGTCAGTTCCGATTCCTTGATCACTTCGTTGGTGGCCGCTTCGATACCGGCGTTACCGGCGGCCAGGATGAACTCCAGGCCATCGCGGTTGTTTTCCTTGGCGAAGGTCTGCACCGCCTTCACCGCACGGTCCAGGGTCTCGGCCTTGTGGTCGTTGAGGAACACCAGCACCGGTGCCAGGGAACAGCTGTTGTTGTACAGGCCATCGGCCCGGGCGATAGAGTTGTTCAGCACGTCAGGGTTGCGCGACAGGGTTTCCCATTTCAGGTTGCCCTCGTTCATGCCCTTGATCATCTGCTTGGACACGGTCACCAGGGAAATCGCCGACTGCACGCCCTCGGTGTTCTGCATCTTCCACATCAGCTCGTCGATCGGCGCCATGGCTTCATAGCGTGAGCAGCCTTCGGTCTTGGTCTTGACCATCACCACCAGCACGTCGGAACTGGTGGAGTAATTGCTGATGATGAAGTTGTTGTCCTGGTTGTAACGCGAGTCCGGACGCAGTTCCGGCGCACCCTGGTCGAGGTCGCCGATCTTCAGGTTCTGGCTGTACCACAGGCCTCCACCGAAGGCGATCACCGCCAGGGCAATGGACACCGGCGCGACCTTGGCGCTGGCGAAGTTCGACAGCGACCGCCAGAACGGATGCTCGCGGGTCGCGTCTTTCTTGCTGCGCTCGATGGCGCGCTTGCTGATGCCCACGTAGGAAATGGCCACCGGCAGCAGGATCAGGTTGGTGAACACGATCACCGCCACACCGATGGACGCCCCGATGGCCAGCTCGCGGATCACGCCGATGTCGATGATCAGCAAAGTAATGAACCCCACCGCATCCGCCAGGATCGCGATCATCCCCGGCAGGAACAGTTGCCGGAAAGTGCGCCGCGCCGCCGTCAGGGCGTTGTCCGCCTCGCTGGACTGCAAGGCGATGCCGTTGATTTTCTGCACCCCGTGGGAAATCCCGATAGCGAAGATCAGGAACGGCACCAGCATCGAGTAGGGATCGAGGCCGAACCCGGCGGCGTGCATCAACCCCAGTTGCCAGACCACCGCCACCAGCGTGGTGCTCAACACCGCGATGGTGCTGCGCATGCAGTGGGTGAACCAGTACAGCAGGATCAGGGTAATGACGAAGGCCACGCCGAAGAACATCACCACCATGATCAGGCCATCGATCAGGTCGCCGACCTTCTTCGCGAAACCGACAATGTGGATCTGTACGTTGGGGTTCTGGGCTTCGAACTTGTGGCGGATCTTGTCTTCGAGCTCGTGGGAGAATTTCTGGTAGTCCAGTTTCAGCAACTTGCCCTGGTCCTGGGGATCCGGGTAGGACTCCAGCAACGGGATGTCGACGATGCTCGATTTGAAATCGTTGGCCACCAGCCGCCCGACCTGGCCGGACTTGAGCACGTTGTTGCGCAGCAGGTCGAGGCTGTCGGCCGAACCGTTGTAGCTCTGGGGGATTACCTCACCGCCGGCGAAGCCCTCCTCCGTCACTTCGGTCCAGCGCACGCTCGGGCTCCACAGCGACTTGAGGCCGGAGCGGTCGACGCCGGAGATGTAGAAGACCTCGTCATGGATCTGGCGCAGGGTCTCCATGTAGTCCTTGGAGAAGATGTCGCCGTTGGTGGCTTCCACGGAAATCCGCACGGTGTTGCCAAGGTTCGCCAGGTCGTTGCGATGTTCGAGCATCTTCTCGATGAACGGATGCTCAAGGGGGATCATTTTTTCGAAGCTGGTGGACGGACGGATCAGCGTGGCCTGCCAGAACAGAAAAAGGCTGACCAGCAGGCAAATGACGATCACTGCCGGGCGGTTGTTGAAAATCAGGCGCTCGAGGAACGTCGCCTTGTCTTGGTGATGACTGCTCATGGGGTCCGCCTTCTTGTTATTGTGCCCGACTCATATGCGCGGCTCATTTGTTCAGTTCAGCGCCGCTGGCCGTGGTGATGCGCACACCCCCCTGTCCGGCTAGGACCAGGTTGCCATTGCCCGCCGCCGTGACGGCCGCCACGGAAATCCGGTCCGAACGGTTGAAGACGCTGAAGGTCACGCCGTCGTCGGTGCTGCGCACCACGCTGCCGCCGTTGCCGACGATCACGATGGAACCGTCCGGCAACAAGGTCGCCCCTGACAGGCCGAACTCCAGGGCGCCCCGGGCGGCCTTGAGCTCGACCTGCTCCCAGGAGCCGCCGAAATCGGTGGAGCGATAGAGGTTGCCGCGCAAGCCGTAGGCCAGCAGCGTCGAAGGCTGGGCGGTGCCGATGACGCCGAACAGCGAACCTTCGTACGGGCCTTCGAGCTTCTCCCAGGTCTGGCCCTCGTCGGCGGAGCGGAACATGCTGCCGGCCTCGCCGACGATGAACAGCCCGGCGTCCTTTACCGCAGTGATGGCGTTGAGGTGGAACTGATCTTCGTTGTCGAGGCGGTCGCTGGCGTCTTCCCAGTGCTTGCCACCGTCGGTGGTTTCGAGCAACGCGCCGTAGGCGCCCACGGCGAACCCCTGGCTGGCATCCTTGAACCAGACGTCCAGCAGCGGCGCTTCACGGGTGAGGTCTTCGAACTGTCGGGTCCAGGTGCTGCCACCGTCTTCGCTGGCGAGGATCTGCGCATCGTGCCCCACGGCCCAGCCATGCTTGTCATCGACGAAGAATACGGCTGTGAGCAGTTGGCGGGTCGGCACCTTGGCCTGGGTCCAGGAACGGCCCTGGTCGTCGGAATAGACAATGTGCCCACGATCACCGACCGCCACCAGGCGCTGGCCGGCGTGGACGACGTCGAGCATCAGGGTCTTGCTGGCCTTGGCCGACTCGACCGAATAGATGACGTCGGTTGTCGTGGCTGCAACGGCCAGCGCCGGAGCCGACAACACCACAGAGCCCAGCAGCGAGAGCGCCGAGGCCAGCAACGCGACTCGGCGCAGCACCGGCTGGCGGGCGCGACCCATGGCCATGACAGGCTCGTTCATAGACCTTTCCCCCATTATTATTGTTAGGCCATGCGGCCTTTCAGGGCGCCGTAGGCAGCTCGATCGGGGCGCAAACCTGCAATCTAGAGCCACTTCGGAAGCTGACCTATCCTATCGGGCTTTCGGAAGACCTGACAATCGACGCCGCGTTATCTTTTGTTAACCAGGGGGGTTGGCGCAGGGGGTGAATGACGGGGTATTCGGTGGGGTGATAAGCGGGAATTTCGGAACGGGCATTGTGGTGCGCCCAATCGCGAGCAGGCTCGCTCCCACAGGGGATCTCGGATGATCACACGATGTGTGTTCACTGAAGATCTACTGTGGGAGCGAGCCTGCTCGCGATTGAAGCGCCGCGGTCTACCAGGCAAACCGCGGCCTCAAGGTCAAGCCAGACTCTTGCTCACCACCTCGAACACATCGCTGGACAACCCGCCGGATGCCAGGATGCGCTCCAGCTCGGCTTTCATCAGCGCCTGGCGGGCGCTGTCGTATTTGCGCCAGCGGGTCAGCGGCGCCAGTTGTCGCGAGGCGATCTGCGGGTTGAAGCCGTTGAGCTGGATGACCAGGTCCGCCAGGAAGCGATAACCCGAGCCGTCGGCGGCGTGGAAGTTGATCAGGTTCTGCCCGGCGAATGCACCGATCAGCGCCCGCACCTTGTTCGGGTTCTTGATGTTGAACGCCGGATGCTCCATCAGCGCCTTGACCCGCGCCAGCCCACCCGGCAGCGGGCTGCCGGCCTGGACGCTGAACCACTGGTCCATGACCAGCGGGTTGCCCTTGAAGTTCTCCGCGAACACTTCCAGCGCCTGGGCCTTCTCGGTTTCGTACGGAGAATTGACCAGCACCGCCAGCGCCGTGAGGCGTTCGGTCATGTTATCGGCGCTGTCGAATTGCTCCAGGGTGGCACTCAACACCTCGGGCTTGTCCGTCAGCATCAGGTATGACAGGGCGATGTTCTGCAATGCTCGACGGGCAAAATGCTCGGCTTCGGCCACATACGGTGTGCGCTTCGACAAGTCGCGGTTGGCCTCGTAGCGCAACCACAAGGCTTCGAACAGGTTGTCGGCCAGTTGCTGGCGAGCGAACTCACGGGCGGCATGGATCGCCTCGACGTCGGCCACTTCGCTGATTTCCGTCAGATAGGCTTCGCTTGGCAGCGAGAGCATTTCCGCGACCATGGCCTGATCCAGGGATTCGTCCGACAGTACTGTGCGCAATGCGCTGACCAGACGTGGGTCCAGTACCAGGCTCTCGCCCTTCTGATGCTGGGCAATCAGTTCCTGCAACACCTGCACAGACAGTTGCTGGCCGGCATCCCAGCGGTTGAAGCCGTCGCTGTCGTGCTGCATCAGGAACATCAACTGGTCGCGGTCATAAGGGAAGCTCAGCTTCACCGGCGCCGAGAAGCCCCGCAGCAAGGACGGCAGCGGTTTTTCGGCGATGTCGACGAAGGTGAAGGTCTGCTCGGCTTCGGTCACCGAGATCACTCGGGACGTGCCGTTTGCCGCCGCCTCGCCGCTCAGGCGCAGTGGGATCTCGGCACCCTGGCTGTCCAGCAGGCCCAGCTCGACGGGAATCACGAACGGGAGTTTTTCCGCCTTGTCCGGGGTCGGCGGGCAGCTCTGGCGGAAGGTCAGGCTATAGGTCTTGGCGGCGGCATCGTAGGACTCGCTGACCGCCAGCCGTGGCGTACCGGCCTGGCTGTACCAACGCTTGAACTGGGTCAGGTCGACGCCGTTGGCATCTTCCATGGCCTTGACGAAATCGTCGCAGGTCACGGCCTGGCCGTCGTGGCGCTGGAAGTAGAGATCGCTGCCCTTGCGGAAGCCTTCTGCCCCCAGCAGCGTGTGGATCATGCCGACCACTTCCGAGCCCTTTTCATACACGGTCAGGGTGTAGAAGTTGGAAATCTCGATGAAGCTGTCCGGGCGCACCGGGTGGGCCATGGGGCCGGCGTCTTCGGCGAACTGGTGGGTACGCAGGTAGGCCACGTCCTGGATGCGCTTGACGGTGGCGGAGTTCATGTCGGCCGAGAACCCGGCGTCGCGGAACACCGTGAAGCCTTCCTTGAGCGACAGCTGGAACCAGTCGCGGCAGGTCACGCGGTTGCCCGACCAGTTATGGAAATACTCGTGGGCAACGATGGCCTCGACCCGCTGGTGCGCGGCATCGGTGGCGGTTTCGGCACGGGCCAGCACCGCGCTGGAGTTGAAGATGTTGAGGCCCTTGTTCTCCATGGCGCCCATGTTGAAGTCGTTGACCGCGACGATCATGAAGATGTCCAGATCGTATTCACGGCCGTACACCTCCTCGTCCCAGCGCATGGACTTCTTCAGGCTGGTCATCGCGTGCTGGCATTTGTCGATGTTTTCCGGCTCGACGTAGATGCGCAGCGCCACGGTGCGTTCGGTCATGGTGGTGAAGGTGTCTTCGACGCACCACAGGTCACCGGCCACCAGGGCGAACAGGTAGGCAGGCTTCTTGAACGGGTCTTCCCAGGTCACCCAGTGCCGGCCGTCTTCGCCGGGGCCGCTGGCAATCGGGTTGCCGTTGGACAGCAGCACCGGATAGCTGTGCTGCTCGGCCACCACGGTGGTGGTGAACTTGCTCATGACATCCGGACGGTCGAGATAG belongs to Pseudomonas sp. B21-028 and includes:
- the pepN gene encoding aminopeptidase N, producing the protein MRTEQPKLIYLKDYQAPEYLIDETHLTFELFEDHSLVHAQLVMRRNPERGAGLPPLVLDGQHLELVSVKLDDTDLASADYQLDDSHLTVQPKAKTFTVDTTVRIHPETNTALEGLYKSGGMFCTQCEAEGFRKITYYLDRPDVMSKFTTTVVAEQHSYPVLLSNGNPIASGPGEDGRHWVTWEDPFKKPAYLFALVAGDLWCVEDTFTTMTERTVALRIYVEPENIDKCQHAMTSLKKSMRWDEEVYGREYDLDIFMIVAVNDFNMGAMENKGLNIFNSSAVLARAETATDAAHQRVEAIVAHEYFHNWSGNRVTCRDWFQLSLKEGFTVFRDAGFSADMNSATVKRIQDVAYLRTHQFAEDAGPMAHPVRPDSFIEISNFYTLTVYEKGSEVVGMIHTLLGAEGFRKGSDLYFQRHDGQAVTCDDFVKAMEDANGVDLTQFKRWYSQAGTPRLAVSESYDAAAKTYSLTFRQSCPPTPDKAEKLPFVIPVELGLLDSQGAEIPLRLSGEAAANGTSRVISVTEAEQTFTFVDIAEKPLPSLLRGFSAPVKLSFPYDRDQLMFLMQHDSDGFNRWDAGQQLSVQVLQELIAQHQKGESLVLDPRLVSALRTVLSDESLDQAMVAEMLSLPSEAYLTEISEVADVEAIHAAREFARQQLADNLFEALWLRYEANRDLSKRTPYVAEAEHFARRALQNIALSYLMLTDKPEVLSATLEQFDSADNMTERLTALAVLVNSPYETEKAQALEVFAENFKGNPLVMDQWFSVQAGSPLPGGLARVKALMEHPAFNIKNPNKVRALIGAFAGQNLINFHAADGSGYRFLADLVIQLNGFNPQIASRQLAPLTRWRKYDSARQALMKAELERILASGGLSSDVFEVVSKSLA
- a CDS encoding RND family transporter, producing MSSHHQDKATFLERLIFNNRPAVIVICLLVSLFLFWQATLIRPSTSFEKMIPLEHPFIEKMLEHRNDLANLGNTVRISVEATNGDIFSKDYMETLRQIHDEVFYISGVDRSGLKSLWSPSVRWTEVTEEGFAGGEVIPQSYNGSADSLDLLRNNVLKSGQVGRLVANDFKSSIVDIPLLESYPDPQDQGKLLKLDYQKFSHELEDKIRHKFEAQNPNVQIHIVGFAKKVGDLIDGLIMVVMFFGVAFVITLILLYWFTHCMRSTIAVLSTTLVAVVWQLGLMHAAGFGLDPYSMLVPFLIFAIGISHGVQKINGIALQSSEADNALTAARRTFRQLFLPGMIAILADAVGFITLLIIDIGVIRELAIGASIGVAVIVFTNLILLPVAISYVGISKRAIERSKKDATREHPFWRSLSNFASAKVAPVSIALAVIAFGGGLWYSQNLKIGDLDQGAPELRPDSRYNQDNNFIISNYSTSSDVLVVMVKTKTEGCSRYEAMAPIDELMWKMQNTEGVQSAISLVTVSKQMIKGMNEGNLKWETLSRNPDVLNNSIARADGLYNNSCSLAPVLVFLNDHKAETLDRAVKAVQTFAKENNRDGLEFILAAGNAGIEAATNEVIKESELTILILVYICVATMCMITFRSWAATLCIVLPLVLTSVLGNALMAFMGIGVKVATLPVVALGVGIGVDYGIYIYSRLESFLRAGLPLQEAYYQTLKSTGKAVLFTGLCLAIGVCTWIFSAIKFQADMGLMLTFMLLWNMFGALWLLPALARFLIKPEKLAGQRGNSLFAH
- a CDS encoding YCF48-related protein; its protein translation is MNEPVMAMGRARQPVLRRVALLASALSLLGSVVLSAPALAVAATTTDVIYSVESAKASKTLMLDVVHAGQRLVAVGDRGHIVYSDDQGRSWTQAKVPTRQLLTAVFFVDDKHGWAVGHDAQILASEDGGSTWTRQFEDLTREAPLLDVWFKDASQGFAVGAYGALLETTDGGKHWEDASDRLDNEDQFHLNAITAVKDAGLFIVGEAGSMFRSADEGQTWEKLEGPYEGSLFGVIGTAQPSTLLAYGLRGNLYRSTDFGGSWEQVELKAARGALEFGLSGATLLPDGSIVIVGNGGSVVRSTDDGVTFSVFNRSDRISVAAVTAAGNGNLVLAGQGGVRITTASGAELNK